In Entelurus aequoreus isolate RoL-2023_Sb linkage group LG13, RoL_Eaeq_v1.1, whole genome shotgun sequence, a genomic segment contains:
- the tpst1 gene encoding protein-tyrosine sulfotransferase 1 — protein sequence MLGKVKHNFLLVCLLMSSVTVFYLGHHAMECQQQGKESVGGSRAHNVSAYNKDMPLIFIGGFPRSGTTLMRAMLDAHPEVRCGEETRVIPRLLAMKQMWSRSGKEKMRLDEAGVTDEVLDAAMQAFLLEVIVKHGEPANFLCNKDPFALKSLSYLAKIFPRAKFVLMIRDGRASVHSMISRKVTIAGFDLGSFRDCLTKWNRAVESMYTQCLELPDRCLSVRYEQLVLHPGTWMTTLLTFLHIPWSDTVLHHEELIGKAGGVSLSKVERSTDQVVKPVNMEALSKWVGKIPADVVKDMAAIAPMLSRLGYDPQANPPHYGSPDPKVLDNTRKIQRSAEKVHPS from the exons ATGCTAGGAAAGGTGAAGCACAACTTCCTGCTGGTATGTCTGCTCATGAGTTCAGTCACCGTCTTCTACCTGGGCCACCACGCAATGGAGTGCCAGCAGCAGGGGAAGGAGTCAGTGGGCGGGTCCAGGGCCCACAATGTGAGTGCGTACAACAAAGACATGCCGCTCATCTTCATCGGGGGATTCCCCCGCAGTGGCACCACGCTGATGAGAGCCATGCTGGATGCCCACCCAGAGGTGCGTTGTGGTGAGGAGACCCGTGTCATCCCACGTCTTCTGGCCATGAAGCAGATGTGGAGCCGCTCAGGAAAGGAGAAGATGCGTCTGGACGAGGCCGGCGTGACGGACGAGGTGCTGGACGCCGCCATGCAGGCCTTCCTGCTGGAAGTCATCGTCAAACACGGCGAGCCCGCCAACTTCCTGTGCAACAAGGACCCCTTCGCCCTCAAGTCTCTGTCTTACCTGGCCAAGATCTTCCCCCGCGCCAAGTTTGTGCTGATGATCCGCGATGGCCGCGCCTCTGTGCACTCCATGATCTCCCGCAAGGTGACCATCGCCGGCTTTGATCTTGGAAGCTTCCGGGACTGCCTGACCAAGTGGAACCGTGCTGTGGAGAGCATGTACACTCAGTGCCTGGAGCTACCTGACAGGTGTCTGTCTGTCAGGTACGAACAACTGGTCCTCCACCCGGGAACATGGATGACAACGCTCCTCACCTTCCTCCACATTCCTTGGAGTGACACCGTGCTCCACCATGAGGAGCTCATCGGCAAGGCAGGAGGAGTTTCACTCTCCAA GGTGGAGAGGTCCACAGATCAGGTAGTTAAACCTGTCAACATGGAGGCTTTGTCCAAATGGGTGGGCAAGATCCCAGCTGATGTGGTGAAGGACATGGCCGCCATTGCTCCCATGTTGTCCAGATTGGGCTATGACCCCCAAGCCAACCCCCCCCACTATGGCAGCCCCGACCCCAAAGTTCTGGACAACACCAGGAAG ATCCAGCGGTCTGCAGAAAAGGTCCATCCCAGCTAA
- the LOC133663728 gene encoding aldehyde dehydrogenase, dimeric NADP-preferring-like isoform X1: MEAMQHQAEVVQRAKEVFMSGRSRPLHFRLKQLQALQKMLLDREDEILAALKQDIHRSQYDSALLEMIGIDNEIRLAMDKLEEWSSPRPVEKNLLTVSDQAYIHLEPLGLVLIIGAWNYPWALTLIPLVGAIAAGNAAVVKPSEISACSSLLLQTLLPLYLDKEMYPVVTGGVSESQELLHQRFDHIFYTGSSRVGKVVMQAAARHLTPVTLELGGKSPCFIDKKCHLRVACRRITWGKFVNCGQTCIAPDYILCEPDVQTRVVECIRQTLLEFYGPDPKSSPDYGRLVNQEHYTRVLGLMEGYAPVLGGQTDASERYIAPTVLKDVPPHSRLMQEEIFGPLLPIVTVSGVEEAISFINEREKPLALYIFSSDKKTIKKMIEETTSGGVTVNDVMMHYTLNSLPFGGVGQSGMGSYHGRHTFDRLSHHRACLVRSLAMESINLSRYPPQDSQRASRARLALKSPLIDLSKKTYVWAVSATILAVGLLVTLLVILLIAAGLNCTCWYWRGFYN; the protein is encoded by the exons ATGGAGGCGATGCAGCATCAGGCTGAGGTGGTCCAGAGAGCCAAGGAGGTCTTCATGAGTGGCAGAAGTCGTCCTCTCCACTTCAGACTGAAACAACTTCAGGCGCTGCAGAAGATGCTGCTGGACCGAGAAGACGAGATCTTGGCGGCTCTCAAGCAGGACATCCACAGG AGCCAGTACGACTCAGCACTCCTGGAGATGATTGGAATAGACAACGAGATCCGCCTGGCCATGGACAAACTGGAGGAGTGGAGCTCACCTAGACCTGTGGAGAAGAACCTTCTCACCGTGTCTGACCAGGCCTACATCCACCTAGAACCTCTGGGCCTGGTCCTCATCATTGGTGCCTGGAACTATCCATGGGCCCTCACTCTCATCCCCCTGGTGGGAGCCATTGCTGCag GTAACGCAGCAGTGGTAAAGCCGTCTGAGATCAGTGCTTGTTCGTCTCTGCTCCTTCAAACTCTGCTTCCTCTCTACCTGGACAAG gagatGTATCCAGTGGTGACAGGAGGCGTGTCAGAGAGCCAAGAACTGTTGCATCAGAGGTTTGATCACATCTTCTACACAGGAAGTAGTCGTGTAGGTAAAGTGGTGATGCAAGCGGCTGCTCGACATCTCACTCCCGTCACTCTGGAGTTGGGAGGCAAGAGTCCGTGTTTCATCGACAAGAAGTGTCACCTCAGAGTGGCCTGCCG TCGCATCACGTGGGGAAAGTTTGTGAACTGTGGTCAGACGTGCATCGCTCCAGACTACATCCTGTGTGAACCTGATGTGCAGACTCGTGTGGTGGAATGCATCCGACAGACTTTACTG GAGTTCTACGGTCCAGATCCCAAGTCGTCCCCGGACTACGGTCGCCTGGTGAACCAGGAGCATTACACCAGGGTGCTGGGTCTGATGGAAGGTTACGCTCCAGTACTCGGGGGGCAGACGGACGCCTCAGAGCGTTACATCG CTCCCACGGTGCTGAAGGACGTTCCTCCTCACTCCAGGCTGATGCAGGAGGAGATCTTTGGTCCTCTGCTGCCCATCGTGACCGTCAGCGGCGTGGAAGAAGCCATCAGCTTCATCAACGAGAGAGAGAAACCTTTGGCCCTCTACATCTTCTCCTCAGACAAGAAg ACCATTAAGAAGATGATTGAAGAGACAACAAGTGGAGGAGTGACAGTGAATGATGTCATGATGCACTACACACTCAACTCTCTGCCCTTTGGGGGTGTTG GTCAGAGCGGGATGGGCTCCTATCATGGCCGACACACCTTTGATCGTCTGAGTCATCATCGAGCATGTTTAGTGCGCTCGCTGGCCATGGAGAGCATCAATTTGTCTCGTTACCCACCTCAGGATAGCCAGCGAGCAAGCAGAGCTCGCTTGGCTCTCAAGTCGCCTTTGATCGACTTGTCCAAGAAAACGTACGTGTGGGCTGTGAGCGCCACCATCCTTGCTGTGGGACTGCTCGTCACTCTACTCGTCATCCTGCTCATTGCTGCTGGCCTCAACTGTACCTGCTGGTACTGGAGGGGCTTCTACAACTAA
- the LOC133663728 gene encoding aldehyde dehydrogenase, dimeric NADP-preferring-like isoform X2 → MYPVVTGGVSESQELLHQRFDHIFYTGSSRVGKVVMQAAARHLTPVTLELGGKSPCFIDKKCHLRVACRRITWGKFVNCGQTCIAPDYILCEPDVQTRVVECIRQTLLEFYGPDPKSSPDYGRLVNQEHYTRVLGLMEGYAPVLGGQTDASERYIAPTVLKDVPPHSRLMQEEIFGPLLPIVTVSGVEEAISFINEREKPLALYIFSSDKKTIKKMIEETTSGGVTVNDVMMHYTLNSLPFGGVGQSGMGSYHGRHTFDRLSHHRACLVRSLAMESINLSRYPPQDSQRASRARLALKSPLIDLSKKTYVWAVSATILAVGLLVTLLVILLIAAGLNCTCWYWRGFYN, encoded by the exons atGTATCCAGTGGTGACAGGAGGCGTGTCAGAGAGCCAAGAACTGTTGCATCAGAGGTTTGATCACATCTTCTACACAGGAAGTAGTCGTGTAGGTAAAGTGGTGATGCAAGCGGCTGCTCGACATCTCACTCCCGTCACTCTGGAGTTGGGAGGCAAGAGTCCGTGTTTCATCGACAAGAAGTGTCACCTCAGAGTGGCCTGCCG TCGCATCACGTGGGGAAAGTTTGTGAACTGTGGTCAGACGTGCATCGCTCCAGACTACATCCTGTGTGAACCTGATGTGCAGACTCGTGTGGTGGAATGCATCCGACAGACTTTACTG GAGTTCTACGGTCCAGATCCCAAGTCGTCCCCGGACTACGGTCGCCTGGTGAACCAGGAGCATTACACCAGGGTGCTGGGTCTGATGGAAGGTTACGCTCCAGTACTCGGGGGGCAGACGGACGCCTCAGAGCGTTACATCG CTCCCACGGTGCTGAAGGACGTTCCTCCTCACTCCAGGCTGATGCAGGAGGAGATCTTTGGTCCTCTGCTGCCCATCGTGACCGTCAGCGGCGTGGAAGAAGCCATCAGCTTCATCAACGAGAGAGAGAAACCTTTGGCCCTCTACATCTTCTCCTCAGACAAGAAg ACCATTAAGAAGATGATTGAAGAGACAACAAGTGGAGGAGTGACAGTGAATGATGTCATGATGCACTACACACTCAACTCTCTGCCCTTTGGGGGTGTTG GTCAGAGCGGGATGGGCTCCTATCATGGCCGACACACCTTTGATCGTCTGAGTCATCATCGAGCATGTTTAGTGCGCTCGCTGGCCATGGAGAGCATCAATTTGTCTCGTTACCCACCTCAGGATAGCCAGCGAGCAAGCAGAGCTCGCTTGGCTCTCAAGTCGCCTTTGATCGACTTGTCCAAGAAAACGTACGTGTGGGCTGTGAGCGCCACCATCCTTGCTGTGGGACTGCTCGTCACTCTACTCGTCATCCTGCTCATTGCTGCTGGCCTCAACTGTACCTGCTGGTACTGGAGGGGCTTCTACAACTAA